From the Solanum lycopersicum chromosome 10, SLM_r2.1 genome, one window contains:
- the LOC104644427 gene encoding uncharacterized protein: MDKGKNVQTELTEEELRRKIERVTREIQRVKEEGLKVDATTAIYKAAVTTLDEDLASQIKRKKEVEMETESLRKRLNLLRLEIHEGKAREAKIDIETAVLLDRNAALDEELATHSDPKGGKYLAHDLGADNSGPDREVTEEDDEEEIVYKPPFPTLADHPYFTRSKGPTDSFPRSNSDKGKTVMGDNNDEGHLTDVVVAQPTVVEQNELIMQLMQQIAEMKVEMQRRQDAPPPGFGTNIADARPPVYFPSSNIDPTQNQPSTPVHNPSVIDLTTQNPQYASASYQTPSPLPNNHPQIPPHPQNTQTAPLPQNQNQTQTAFNTQAFHPHLSQNTNPQAYPQNYQTAQNIPSPSIAPPLPKRATFQVPVPAEHEVHGSELDHYEEQEREWKAKEEVKIDIKEEIKRAMKELQCIPDAVGLSYAELCIHPDLNLPEGFKIPKFDTFGGVGNPMAHLRAYCDQLVGVGRDEALLMRLFSRSLCGEALEWFTSHETRQWPSWNALAKDFIDRFAYNVEIVPDRYSLEKMKQKPTESYREFAYRWRKEAARVRPPMTEKEIVEVFVRVQEPEYYDRIMLLVGAKFAEIVKVGETIEDGLKSGKIARVSASPGSSGLIRKRREEVAAVSYGGRKTPRNPSHSQDRSRPSPKSHRSNYPQPNHPSNHNTVPTYQNAQISSYQSTPSNLQNFSPIYPNYPQPYQIPSPYQNIAPNCANVQSSYRPPPPTYQVQAPLYQDPLPNYQAPMPNFQANPYPRSQAPRTNTPNYQRVPPPRQSGYDTSRPRFEKRPSRNFTTLAESWTKLFERLAADGYIHPVGPKPGDVNSKFYRPDQRCAYHSNSVGHDTEDCINLKHKIQDLIDQEVVSLQPAVPNVNTNPLPNHGGDNLNMIETDEDGCGTKMITPIMNEDLERAVASLSVKERRKFVILTPAKAVALVPSKTLVKPKFVIETAVAQGMTRSGRCYTPDELALGGQKKDHAKRPISEGEAEEFWRRMQPKDYSIVKHLEKTPAQISVWALLMSSQSHRQALMKALDDTYVPSGTSSDNVAAMIHQVIRGHRISFCDDELPVEGRSHNKALHITVICRGKVVNCVLVDDGSGLNICPLTTLRQLNFDLGKLEQNQVNVRAFDGVQRDTLGAVTLTLQMGPAEFSAQFQVLDIDTSYNLLLGRPFIHMAGAVPSTLHQMMKLVWKNEELVIHGEGSRSGKQVSVIDEMPQGADFYTVELVNATNQDLALNSMPTVYKMIATVMLQNGFEPGFGLGRDSQGIIEPVPVFAQGLKYGLGYIPTDDDMKMKRRRDQELTKPIPYLYHSFPVREHAEPEDDGEGICDLFKEINAVIEEEAEPAGFRDAEPGEMLKNWTSTPILMSRTFGNVSYKPANVMSCHELNEQNEVNDDEADDYDEESGEPDYVVEEFRQFENQHKPNLEETETVNLGDSECVKEVKISTHLNETQKESLIHLLAEYSDVFVWEVSDMQGLSTDVVSHKLPINPGFEPVKQKTRKFKPELSLKIKEEITKQIESRLVEVTQYPTWLANVVPVAKKDGKIRICVDYRDLNKASPKDNFPLPNIHILIDNCAKHEMQSFVDCYAGYHQILMDGEDAEKTAFITPWGVYHYRVMPFGLKNAGATYMRAMMTIFHDMIHKEIEVYVDDVIIKSRESSDHLTHLRKFFERLRRYNLKLNPAKCAFGVPAGKLLGFIVSRRGIELDPSKIKAIQELPPPKTRKEVMSFLGRLNYISRFIAQSTVVCEPIFKLLKKDAPTKWTEECQTAFDAIKSYLSNPPVLVPPREGSPLLLYLSVSDNAFGCVLGQHDETGKKEKAIYYISKKFTPYESRYTLLERTCCALTWLAQKLRHYLSSYTTYLISRMDPLKYIFQKAMPTGKLAKWQMLLSEFDIVYVTQKAIKAQALADHLAENPVDEEYEPLKTYFHDEEVSFVGEDISEVYPGWRLFFDGAVNHQGKGVGAVLVSESGQHYPMAAKLRFNCTNNMAEYEACILGLKMAVDMNVYELLVIGDSDLLIHQVQGEWAVKNPKIVPYVQYVQNLCKRFRKIEFRHTPRIQNELADALATIASMIKHPDIDYIDPLDIDLKEHPVHCSHVESEPDEDATSNQKKSIRRMALNFFLNGEVLYRRTPDLGLLRCVDAAEAVRLIEQIHAGVCGTHMNGLTLARKVLRAGYFWMTMENDCCKFMQKCHKCQVHGDLIRVPPHELNAMSSPWPFVAWGMDVIGPIEPAASNGHRFILVAIDYFTKWVEAASYKSVTKKVVADFVRNNLICRFGVPESVITDNGANLNSHLMKEICEQFKIIHRRSTAYRPQMNGAVEAANKNIKKILRKMIDKQRGWHEMLPYALLGYRTTVRTSTGATPYLLVYGTEAVVPVEVEIPSLRIIQEAELSNAEWVSKRIDQLALIDEKRMVAVCHGQLYRQRMTRAFHKRVRARNFEVGQLVLKRIFPHQDEYKGKFAPNRQGPYMVRKVLSGGALVLSEMDGAVWPKPINSDAVKRYYA, encoded by the exons CTAGCAGATCATCCTTACTTCACCAGATCGAAAGGTCCTACAGATTCCTTCCCTCGATCAAATTCAGACAAAGGAAAAACAGTTATGGGAGACAACAATGACGAAGGGCATCTTACTGACGTTGTGGTGGCTCAGCCCACTGTAGTGGAACAGAACGAATTGATCATGCAGCTGATGCAACAGATTGCTGAAATGAAAGTTGAAATGCAACGGAGACAGGATGCGCCTCCACCTGGATTTGGTACTAATATTGCTGATGCAAGACCTCCGGTCTACTTCCCTTCATCAAACATAGATCCAACTCAGAACCAGCCTTCTACACCTGTGCATAATCCGTCTGTGATTGACCTCACAACCCAAAACCCTCAATACGCTTCTGCATCTTACCAAACTCCTTCACCTCTTCCAAATAACCACCCTCAAATACCACCCCATCCTCAGAATACTCAAACTGCCCCACTgccacaaaatcaaaaccaaactcAAACTGCCTTCAATACCCAAGCATTTCATCCGCATTTGAGTCAGAACACCAATCCTCAGGCCTACCCACAAAACTACCAGACCGCCCAAAACATTCCAAGTCCCTCTATAGCTCCGCCCCTACCAAAAAGAGCCACCTTCCAAGTTCCCGTTCCTGCCGAGCACGAGGTGCACGGTTCTGAGTTGGATCACTATGAAGAACAGGAAAGAGAATGGAAGGCGAAAGAAGAAGTGAAGATCGATATAAAGGAAGAAATCAAAAGGGCTATGAAAGAGCTGCAGTGCATCCCAGACGCCGTCGGACTTAGCTACGCAGAATTGTGCATCCATCCAGATTTGAACCTTCCCGAAGGTTTTAAAATTCCGAAGTTTGACACCTTCGGAGGAGTGGGCAATCCTATGGCGCATTTGAGAGCGTATTGTGACCagctcgtgggagttggcaggGATGAGGCCTTGTTGATGCGGCTTTTCAGCCGAAGTCTGTGTGGAGAGGCCCTCGAGTGGTTTACTTCACATGAAACCAGGCAGTGGCCCAGTTGGAATGCATTGGCTAAGGACTTCATTGACCGATTCGCCTACAATGTTGAAATAGTGCCCGATCGGTATTCTCTagagaagatgaagcagaaaccAACTGAAAGCTATAGGGAATTTGCCTATAGGTGGAGGAAAGAAGCGGCGAGGGTAAGGCCACCCATGACCGAGAAAGAGATTGTGGAAGTGTTCGTGCGGGTACAGGAGCCTGAGTActatgatagaatcatgttgctgGTCGGAGCTAAATTCGCTGAGATAGTCAAAGTcggtgagactatcgaagatggtCTAAAATCGGGGAAGATAGCCCGTGTATCTGCGTCGCCTGGGTCTTCAGGATTGATAAGAAAGCGAAGAGAGGAAGTTGCCGCTGTCTCGTATGGGGGAAGAAAAACCCCTAGAAACCCGTCACATTCCCAAGATCGTTCCAGGCCTTCCCCAAAGTCCCACCGATCCAACTACCCACAACCCAATCATCCTAGTAACCACAATACTGTCCCCACCTATCAGAATGCTCAAATTTCGTCATACCAAAGTACACCCTCTAATCTCCAAAATTTTTCTCCCATATACCCAAATTACCCTCAACCATACCAGATCCCATCCCCTTATCAGAATATTGCTCCCAACTGTGCCAACGTACAGTCGAGCTACCGACCACCTCCGCCCACttatcaagtccaagctccaTTATACCAGGACCCCCTCCCGAATTACCAAGCTCCAATGCCAAATTTCCAGGCAAACCCTTATCCCCGGAGCCAAGCTCCTCGTACAAATACCCCAAATTATCAGCGGGTGCCTCCCCCTCGGCAAAGCGGTTATGATACTTCCCGTCCGAGATTTGAAAAAAGGCCTTCAAGGAACTTTACCACACTTGCTGAAAGCTGGACCAAACTATTTGAGAGGCTAGCCGCAGAtggatacatccaccctgtgggGCCCAAACCCGGGGATGTCAACTCAAAGTTCTACAGGCCAGATCAAAggtgtgcttatcattccaacagtgttggacatgacACGGAAGATTGCATCAACCTTAAGCACAAAATCCAAGACCTGATCGATCAGGAGGTAGTTTCTCTTCAACCGGCAGTGCCAAACGTCAACACAAATCCGTTGCCGAATCATGGAGGTGACAACCTTAATATGATTGAAACGGATGAAGACGGGTGTGGAACAAAGATGATTACCCCTATTATGAATGAGGACTTGGAAAGGGCTGTCGCTTCTTTAAGTGTCAAAGAGAGGAGGAAGTTTGTTATTCTGACACCTGCAAAggctgttgccttggtgcctTCGAAAACCCTCGTTAAGCCCAAATTTGTCATTGAAACTGCCGTGGCCCAAGGCATGACCAGGTCCGGAAGGTGCTACACTCCTgatgagcttgctctcggaggacaGAAGAAGGACCATGCTAAGAGGCCGATAAGCGAGGGGGAAGCAGAAGAATTCTGGAGAAGGATGCAACCGAAGGACTATTCCATCgtcaaacatttagagaagaCTCCGGCTCAGATCTCCGTGTGGGCCTTGCTGATGAGCTCTCAGTCCCACAGGCAGGCCTTAATGAAAGCTCTTGATGATACATACGTACCCTCAGGTACAAGTAGTGATAACGTGGCCGCTATGATTCATCAAGTCATTCGGGGGCACCGGATCAGCTTTTGTGACGATGAGTTGCCAGTCGAAGGAAGATCCCACAACAAAGCGCTACACATTACCGTGATATGTCGTGGAAAGGTTGTCAACTGTGTTTTGGTAGATGATGGGTCCGGTTTGAATATTTGCCCATTGACGACGTTGAGGCAACTAAATTTTGACCTTGGGAAACTGGAGCAGAATCAGGTCAATGTAAGGGCATTTGATGGTGTGCAAAGAGACACCTTGGGGGCTGTGactttgacccttcaaatgggcccCGCAGAGTTCAGTGCGCAATTCCAAGTATTGGACATAGACACTAGCTAcaaccttcttttgggaaggccgTTTATCCACATGGCTGGAGCCGTCCCCTCTACTCTCCATCAGATGATGAAACTTGTgtggaaaaatgaagagttagtGATTCACGGCGAGGGAAGTCGCTCGGGCAAGCAGGTGTCGGTCATTGATGAGATGCCGCAAGGCGCAGACTTTTACACGGTGGAGCTGGTGAATGCCACCAACCAAGATTTGGCCCTCAACTCCATGCCAACCGTGTACAAAATGATAGCCACGGTGATGCTGCAAAATGGGTTCGAGCCAGGTTTCGGATTGGGAAGAGATTCCCAAGGAATTATCGAGCCTGTTCCGGTCTTTGCTCAGGGGTTGaagtatggtttggggtacatccccacagatgatgatatgaagatgaagaggaggAGGGATCAAGAGTTGACTAAGCCGATCCCGTATCTCTATCACTCCTTTCCAGTTCGGGAGCACGCCGAGCCTGAAGACgacggggaaggaatctgtgacctGTTCAAGGAGATCAATGCCGTCATAGAGGAGGAGGCTGAGCCAGCTGGCTTTCGCGATGCTGAACCGGGGGAGATGCTGAAGAATTGGACGTCCACACCAATCCTGATGTCCCGAACTTTTGG taacgtaagttacaaacctgccaacgtcatgtcatgtcatgagctaAACGAACAAAATGAGGTAAATGACGATGAGGCTGACGACTACGACGAAGAAAGTGGGGAACCAGACTATGTAGTAGAAGAGTTTCGACAGTTCGAGAATCAACATAAACCGAATCTGGAGGAAACAGAGACGGTAAATTTGGGAGATTCAGAatgtgtcaaagaggttaagatcagcacTCACCTGAATGAAACTCAGAAGGAGAGCCTGATTCATTTGCTTGCCGAATACAGCGATGTGTTTGTTTGGGAGGTCAGTGACATGCAGGGGCTGAGTACcgatgtcgtatctcataagctgCCTATCAACCCAGGGTTCGAGCCAGTGAAGCAAAAGACTCGGAAATTCAAGCCTGAgttgagtttgaagattaaggaGGAAATCACCAAGCAGATAGAGTCCCGGTTGGTAGAAGTAACGCAATATCCCACCTGGTTGGCGAATGTCGTTCCGGTcgccaagaaagatggaaaaatcaggatttgcgttgattacagagatctcaacaaggctagtccaaaggataatttcccgttgccaaatatccatattctgattgataactgtgccaaacatgagatgcagtcatttgtggattgttacgcgGGTTATCACCAGATTCTGATGGATGGAGAAGACGCGGAGAAAACGGCCTTCATCACACCTTGGGGGGTATATCACTACAGGGTGATGCCGTTTGGGCTCAAAAACGCCGGTGCCACTTACATGAGAGCCATGATGACTATCTTCCACGACATGattcacaaggaaattgaagtgtacgtggacgacgtcataattaaatcccgcgagagttcggatcatttgacacacctgcgaaaattctttgaacgtttgCGTAGGTACAACTTGAAGCTAAATCCCGCCAAGTGTGCTTTTGGAGTCCCAGCTGGGAAATTGTTAgggtttatagtcagcagaagaggtattgagctcgacccttcCAAGATCAAAGCAATTCAGGAGTTACCTCCGCCGAAgacgagaaaagaggtgatgagcttcttagggaggttaaactatatcagTCGCTTTATAGCACAATCGACGGTGGTAtgtgagcctatcttcaagttgctgaagaaagatgccccaactaagtggactgaggagtgccagaccgctttcgacgctatcaagagctacttgtctaacccaccagtattggttcctccacgagaagggagtcctttgttgctATATTTGTCTGTCTCGGATAACGCCTTTGGAtgtgtacttggtcaacacgacgagacagGGAAGAAGGAAAAAGCTATCTACTACATCAGCAAGAAGTTTACTCCGTACGAGTCTCGTTACACTTTGCTGGAAAGAACATGCTGTGCTCTGACATGGCTTGCCCAGAAGCTGAGGCACTATTTGTCTTCGTATACTACATATCTTATCTCCAGAATGGAtccattgaagtatattttccagaaagcgatgCCGACCGGGAAGCTGGCTAAATGGCAAAtgctgttgagtgagtttgacatcgtgtacgtgactcagaaggcaataaaagcacaagctttggctgatcatcttgcggaaaatcccgttgatgaagagtatgaacctctcaagacatattttcacgatgaagaagtgtcatttgtgggtgaagatatctCTGAAGTttatccaggttggagattattctttgatggagcggTGAATCACCAGGGTAAAGGTGTTGGAGCAGTCTTGGTAtcagaatctggtcagcactatcctatgGCGGCTAAGCTACGGTTCaactgcacaaacaacatggctgagtatgaagcttgcattctcggtttgaaaatggccgttgacatgaatgtttacgagttactggttattggagattcagacctcttgatccatcaggttcaaggagaatgggctgtgaagaacccaAAGATTGTACCTTATGTACAATATGTGCAAAACCTGTGTAAAAGGTTTcgcaagatcgagttcagacatactccccgaatacagaatgaattagctgatgctcttgccaccatcgcttcaatGATCAAACATCCAGATATTGATTACATCGACCCGCTGGATATAGATTTGAAGGAGCACccagtccattgttcacacGTGGAATCAGAACCAGATG AAGACGCCACATCTAATCAAAAGAAGTCGATACGtcgtatggctctcaatttctttttgaatggagaagtcctttacaggaggactccagatttgggtcttttGAGATGCGTGGATGCTGCTGAAGCCGTgaggcttattgaacagatacatgctggagtcTGTGGCACACATATGAACGGGCTTACCTTGGCAAGAAAAGTCCTTCGAGCCGGTTacttctggatgactatggagaacgACTGTTGCAAATTCATGCAAAAATgccataaatgtcaagtgcacggagATTTGATAAgggtgccacctcacgaactcaatgctatgagttcaccttggccatttgtagcttggggaatggatgtcatcggtcctaTAGAACCGGCCGCTTCCAATGGACACAGATTTATTTTGGTTGCCAtcgattatttcaccaaatgggtggaagcagcctcttacaaatcggtaaccaagaaagtggtggccgaCTTTGTCCGCAACAATTTGATCTGCCGATTTGGAGTTCCAGAATCCGTCATCACTGATaacggtgcaaatctcaacagtcatctgatgaaagagatatgtgaacaatttaagattatcCACCGAAGGTCAACTGCTTATCGCcctcaaatgaacggagctgtagaggccgccaacaagaacatcaagaagattctgaggaaaatgattgacaagcagcggggttggcatgaaatgttgccatatgctctactgggttatcgaacgacggtcagaacatcaactggggctactccatacttgctagtatacggaacagaagcagtcgtacctgtcgaagtcgagataccgtcactgaggatcatccaagaagccGAGCTAAGTAATGCTGAGTGGGTTAGCAAACGGATTGATCAACTAGCCTTGATTGATGAAAAGAGGATGGTTGCTGTTTGTCATGGCCAGTTGTATAGACAAAGAATGACTCgcgcttttcacaaaagagtaagagccagaaattttgaagttggtcagttggttcttaagcgtatttttcctcatcaagacgagtacaaaggaaagttcgcaccaaacaggcaaggtccttacatggtccgcaaagtactatctggaggtgctttagtCTTGTCAGAGATGGATGGCGCTGTGTGGCCCaaacctatcaactcagatgctgtcaagagatattACGCGTGA
- the LOC543654 gene encoding dehydration-induced protein ERD15, which produces MALVSGGRSTLNPNAPLFVPSFVRQVEDFSPEWWNLVTTSTWFHDYWMSQNQGEEYGAGNDVADLLPENIDLNVDEDILNMEAQFEEFLQSSENEQQGIKSSLYGVNAMPQYGLPSDALIRTLSSPRSPIGPPKYFEKPSKIVSPRNSFRSIQQPR; this is translated from the exons ATGGCATTAGTttctggaggaagatcaacgcTGAATCCAAATGCGCCCCTCTTTGTTCCTTCATTTGTGCGCCAGGTAGAGGATTTTTCACCAGAATGGTGGAACTTGGTGACAACTTCAACATGGTTCCATGACTACTGGATGAGCCAGAACCAGGGAGAGGAATATGGTGCTGGTAATGATGTTGCTGATTTGCTTCCTGAAAATATTGATCTCAATGTTGATGAGGACATCTTGAACATGGAAGCTCAGTTTGAGGAATTTCTTCAATCTTCCGAAAATGAGCAACAAGGAATTAAGTCATCTCTCTATGGTGTCAATGCGATGCCACAATATG GTTTACCATCTGATGCACTGATTAGAACATTGAGTTCACCAAGATCCCCCATTGGTCCACCCAAATACTTTGAGAAGCCATCCAAGATCGTGAGCCCGAGGAACAGTTTCCGCAGCATCCAGCAGCCTCGTTGA
- the LOC544263 gene encoding dihydroneopterin aldolase isoform X1: protein MDMPKGDKLVLRGLKFHGYHGVKQEERKLGQKFLVDVDAWMDLRSAGESDCLSDTLSYTDIYRLVKEVMEGPPKNLLESVAQLIASTTLTKYPEVSAVRVQVGKPHVAVQGPVDYLGVEIIRYRSLDVQN from the exons ATGGACATGCCAAAAGGAGACAAACTTGTTCTAAGGGGTTTAAAATTTCATGGATACCATGGGGTGAAGCAAGAGGAAAGGAAGCTTGGTCAGAAGTTCCTGGTAGATGTTGATGCTTGGATGGATCTTCGATCTGCTGGTGAATCCGACTGCTTGTCCGATACTCTAAGTTATACTGATATATACAG ACTAGTTAAAGAGGTTATGGAGGGGCCACCTAAAAATCTGCTAGAATCTGTGGCTCAACTCATTGCATCGACAACCCTCACCAAGTATCCAGAGGTATCTGCTGTTCGCGTTCAAGTTGGAAAGCCTCATGTGGCCGTCCAAGGGCCTGTTGACTACTTGGGTGTCGAGATCATTAGATACAGAAGTCTTGATGTTCAAAACTAG
- the LOC101268238 gene encoding peptide chain release factor PrfB3, chloroplastic isoform X1 codes for MAKMAADPFSVRIEATCSSCPLNLRSSKTATFRIQAHNNQHTDDKNRFYKELGTFALKRKIEDLVLRAEMLAPTALEFEEARRLKQEEIIREYDLWDDVAKSNEDLVQLAESAKAVDALKDLRYKAEEAKLITELAGMDSINYDFLKQAYTACVSVNKTLDKYEMSKLLREPYDMEGACVTIESGSEGIYSKIWAEKLTRMYIKWAEKQGHKARIVEKQDSESGGIKYVMIELEFKSAYGYLSGERGIHCMNGSSEGKFDLSKDGAAAIDVIPLFLESSPDLQIDENDLEITTSYEEERGRTSPSLIIHHIPTGLQVQSTGERSRFANKLKALNRLKAKLLIVMREQGVSNLASIRSSDMSSSWNQVIRRYVFHPNKLVQDMKTGVQLSDLTAVLNGNIEPFIGAHINSRRH; via the exons ATGGCTAAAATGGCGGCTGACCCTTTTTCTGTACGGATAGAAGCTACTTGTTCGTCTTGTCCATTGAACCTTCGAAGCTCAAAGACAGCAACTTTTCGAATTCAAGCTCATAATAATCAGCACACAGATGACAAGAACAGATTCTACAAAGAGCTTG GAACATTTGCTTTGAAAAGGAAGATTGAAGATTTGGTACTCCGTGCTGAAATGTTAGCACCAACAGCACTGGAATTTGAAGAAGCAAGACGCCTCAAACAGGAAGAAATTATTCGGGAATATGATTTGTGGGATGATGTAGCCAAGTCAAATGAGGACCTTGTGCAATTAGCTGAAAGCGCCAAGGCCGTTGATGCCCTCAAAGACCTTAGATACAAG GCTGAAGAAGCTAAGTTGATTACGGAGCTAGCAGGAATGGATTCTATCAACTATGACTTTCTAAAGCAGGCTTATACAGCTTGTGTCAGTGTGAATAAGACATTAGATAAGTATGAAATGTCCAAGCTTCTTAGGGAGCCATATGATATGGAGGGAGCATGTGTCACCATTGAATCTGGAAGCGAGGGCATTTACTCGAAG ATTTGGGCAGAAAAACTCACAAGAATGTATATCAAATGGGCAGAAAAACAAGGTCATAAGGCGAGGATAGTTGAGAAACAAGATTCAGAGAGTGGTGGTATCAAATATGTGATGATTGAGTTAGAATTTAAGTCAGCATATGGCTATCTTTCAGGGGAAAGAGGAATCCATTGCATGAATGGAAGTTCTGAAGGTAAATTTGATCTTTCAAAG GATGGAGCTGCTGCAATCGATGTTATTCCTCTTTTTCTTGAATCATCCCCTGACCTCCAAATTGATGAAAACGATCTAGAAATTACAACATCGTATGAAGAGGAACGGGGTAGGACTTCCCCTTCACTCATTATTCATCATATACCAACAGGATTGCAAGTCCAGTCAACAG GTGAAAGAAGTCGTTTTGCCAATAAGCTCAAGGCTCTGAATCGCTTAAAGGCAAAGCTTCTCATTGTAATGAGGGAGCAAGGAGTCTCAAACTTGGCTAGCATCAGAAGTAGTGATATGTCTAGTAGTTGGAACCAAGTGATAAGGAGGTATGTTTTTCATCCAAACAAACTGGTACAAGATATGAAGACGGGCGTCCAGTTGTCTGACCTTACTGCTGTGTTAAACGGAAACATTGAACCATTTATCGGTGCTCACATCAACAGTAGAAGACATTAA
- the LOC101268238 gene encoding peptide chain release factor PrfB3, chloroplastic isoform X2 translates to MAKMAADPFSVRIEATCSSCPLNLRSSKTATFRIQAHNNQHTDDKNRFYKELGTFALKRKIEDLVLRAEMLAPTALEFEEARRLKQEEIIREYDLWDDVAKSNEDLVQLAESAKAVDALKDLRYKAEEAKLITELAGMDSINYDFLKQAYTACVSVNKTLDKYEMSKLLREPYDMEGACVTIESGSEGIYSKDGAAAIDVIPLFLESSPDLQIDENDLEITTSYEEERGRTSPSLIIHHIPTGLQVQSTGERSRFANKLKALNRLKAKLLIVMREQGVSNLASIRSSDMSSSWNQVIRRYVFHPNKLVQDMKTGVQLSDLTAVLNGNIEPFIGAHINSRRH, encoded by the exons ATGGCTAAAATGGCGGCTGACCCTTTTTCTGTACGGATAGAAGCTACTTGTTCGTCTTGTCCATTGAACCTTCGAAGCTCAAAGACAGCAACTTTTCGAATTCAAGCTCATAATAATCAGCACACAGATGACAAGAACAGATTCTACAAAGAGCTTG GAACATTTGCTTTGAAAAGGAAGATTGAAGATTTGGTACTCCGTGCTGAAATGTTAGCACCAACAGCACTGGAATTTGAAGAAGCAAGACGCCTCAAACAGGAAGAAATTATTCGGGAATATGATTTGTGGGATGATGTAGCCAAGTCAAATGAGGACCTTGTGCAATTAGCTGAAAGCGCCAAGGCCGTTGATGCCCTCAAAGACCTTAGATACAAG GCTGAAGAAGCTAAGTTGATTACGGAGCTAGCAGGAATGGATTCTATCAACTATGACTTTCTAAAGCAGGCTTATACAGCTTGTGTCAGTGTGAATAAGACATTAGATAAGTATGAAATGTCCAAGCTTCTTAGGGAGCCATATGATATGGAGGGAGCATGTGTCACCATTGAATCTGGAAGCGAGGGCATTTACTCGAAG GATGGAGCTGCTGCAATCGATGTTATTCCTCTTTTTCTTGAATCATCCCCTGACCTCCAAATTGATGAAAACGATCTAGAAATTACAACATCGTATGAAGAGGAACGGGGTAGGACTTCCCCTTCACTCATTATTCATCATATACCAACAGGATTGCAAGTCCAGTCAACAG GTGAAAGAAGTCGTTTTGCCAATAAGCTCAAGGCTCTGAATCGCTTAAAGGCAAAGCTTCTCATTGTAATGAGGGAGCAAGGAGTCTCAAACTTGGCTAGCATCAGAAGTAGTGATATGTCTAGTAGTTGGAACCAAGTGATAAGGAGGTATGTTTTTCATCCAAACAAACTGGTACAAGATATGAAGACGGGCGTCCAGTTGTCTGACCTTACTGCTGTGTTAAACGGAAACATTGAACCATTTATCGGTGCTCACATCAACAGTAGAAGACATTAA